In Desulfomonile tiedjei DSM 6799, a genomic segment contains:
- a CDS encoding dihydrolipoamide acetyltransferase family protein, which yields MRYVFKLPDVGEGIAEAEIVEYLVKVGDQVSADQPVVRIETDKAVVELPCPVKGVIAEIPFNPGDSVEVGQTILVIETEEAAKQERAESPEPQEAPPAEKKPAPPAETPPPSPLMKERPEGEPTPPPPAARVQATPHTRKLARELKVDINTVQGTGPHGRITDEDVRRAAEGERAAPPPKPVPAAVPKREEVMPEPAAAGADFDKYGPIRREPLRGVRKRIAEVMVKSVSTIPHVTHFDEADVTELMAVVEREKPLAESRGFKLTVLAFVIKAAAAGLKQFPMLNCSLDDQTGDIIYKDYYNIGFATDTESGLMVPVIRDVDRKSVLQIAGELQELSKKARARSIELDDMRGGTFTVTNVGALGGSWATPIIVHPQVAILCPLRAQPKAVVQDGQVAIRTIMPLTLSFDHRVLDGADAARFLNFVIGLLNDPMRMLVDMA from the coding sequence ATGAGATACGTATTCAAACTGCCGGATGTAGGGGAAGGCATTGCTGAAGCCGAAATAGTCGAATACCTGGTCAAGGTCGGAGACCAGGTGTCCGCAGATCAGCCGGTAGTGAGGATTGAAACCGATAAAGCCGTTGTGGAACTTCCTTGTCCCGTGAAGGGAGTCATAGCGGAAATCCCTTTTAATCCGGGAGATTCGGTTGAAGTCGGTCAGACGATTCTGGTCATTGAAACCGAAGAAGCTGCTAAACAGGAACGGGCGGAATCGCCTGAACCGCAAGAGGCACCACCTGCCGAGAAGAAACCCGCACCTCCCGCCGAAACTCCTCCTCCCAGTCCCTTGATGAAAGAACGGCCTGAGGGAGAGCCGACGCCCCCACCCCCTGCGGCACGGGTGCAGGCGACCCCGCATACGAGGAAGCTTGCCCGGGAACTCAAGGTTGATATCAACACAGTACAAGGAACCGGGCCTCACGGCCGTATCACTGACGAAGACGTACGAAGAGCAGCGGAAGGCGAAAGAGCTGCTCCACCACCTAAACCCGTACCTGCAGCAGTCCCGAAACGGGAAGAAGTCATGCCTGAGCCTGCAGCCGCGGGTGCGGACTTCGACAAATACGGACCGATCAGGAGAGAACCCCTCCGTGGTGTAAGAAAACGTATTGCGGAAGTCATGGTGAAATCCGTATCCACAATACCGCACGTAACCCATTTCGATGAAGCCGATGTCACAGAACTTATGGCAGTTGTCGAACGCGAAAAGCCGTTGGCCGAGAGCAGAGGATTCAAGCTCACGGTGCTTGCCTTTGTAATCAAGGCTGCAGCAGCGGGATTAAAGCAGTTTCCGATGCTCAATTGTTCGCTTGACGATCAGACCGGCGACATCATTTACAAGGATTACTATAACATCGGGTTCGCGACTGACACAGAATCCGGTCTCATGGTTCCCGTGATCCGGGATGTGGATCGGAAATCCGTGCTCCAGATTGCCGGCGAGTTGCAAGAACTGAGCAAGAAAGCCAGGGCCAGATCCATAGAGCTTGACGACATGCGAGGCGGAACCTTTACCGTGACCAATGTGGGAGCTTTAGGAGGTTCGTGGGCTACCCCAATAATAGTGCATCCGCAGGTCGCAATACTCTGTCCCCTGAGGGCGCAACCCAAAGCAGTAGTGCAGGACGGCCAGGTGGCAATCCGAACCATCATGCCTTTGACTCTGTCATTCGATCATCGGGTATTGGATGGGGCGGATGCCGCACGATTTCTCAATTTTGTCATAGGTCTCTTGAACGATCCCATGCGTATGCTGGTCGATATGGCATGA
- the lipB gene encoding lipoyl(octanoyl) transferase LipB, whose amino-acid sequence MAELRDLRLADGIPDVLLFLSHPKTISVGLKDKASSHPKDLLVPMERLDKEGIAFVRSVRGGGITYHWTGQLVCYPVMKLGSRERDIPAYMNRLERVGMETLQHFGLSVRRRRDSAAHVGLWLGNKKIVSMGVRVSRWVTSFGFAINLEGDFSPASYVRPCGLEGVQLTTLEESLGFAPSRETVMNQISEKFASIFQRESTNNTQVLRERIASITEHLGKMGDGAYGQRAVDSSNGSGRECRSKSY is encoded by the coding sequence ATGGCTGAACTGCGAGATCTCCGTCTTGCAGATGGAATTCCCGATGTTCTGTTGTTTCTCTCTCATCCGAAAACCATCAGTGTCGGTCTCAAGGATAAAGCCAGCAGTCACCCCAAGGATCTGCTCGTTCCCATGGAACGCTTGGACAAGGAGGGAATTGCTTTCGTCAGGTCCGTGAGAGGGGGGGGGATCACGTATCATTGGACCGGTCAACTCGTTTGCTACCCTGTCATGAAACTCGGGTCTCGGGAACGGGATATTCCTGCTTACATGAACCGGCTCGAAAGAGTCGGAATGGAGACTTTGCAGCATTTTGGGCTTTCCGTCCGTCGTCGTCGCGATTCAGCCGCTCACGTGGGGCTCTGGTTAGGAAATAAGAAGATTGTCTCCATGGGAGTCCGGGTAAGTAGATGGGTGACAAGCTTCGGTTTTGCAATTAATCTGGAAGGAGACTTTTCGCCGGCCTCGTACGTGAGGCCCTGCGGATTAGAGGGGGTGCAATTAACGACTCTGGAAGAATCTCTCGGGTTCGCTCCGTCACGCGAAACCGTGATGAATCAGATAAGCGAAAAATTTGCTTCGATATTTCAACGAGAATCGACAAATAACACTCAGGTGCTTCGCGAGAGAATAGCATCCATTACGGAGCATCTGGGAAAAATGGGAGACGGCGCATATGGACAAAGAGCAGTTGATTCAAGTAATGGATCCGGAAGGGAATGCCGATCCAAAAGCTATTGA
- the lpdA gene encoding dihydrolipoyl dehydrogenase, giving the protein MVVGDFAQGTQVAIIGAGPGGYVAAIRAAQLGLEVTLVEKGLLGGVCLNWGCIPSKALIYVADLKNRIEQADKIGLIVRDVSIDLPKLVQWKSDVVEKLRKGVASLMSQHKIEVVTGTAHFTGENSFSVETSDGVRRFEFRNCILATGSSAAELPGMPRDGELVIDSTDALDPKNIPERFVVIGAGSVGLEMGTFYAKLGSKVTILDAVDRLLPMLDPDIGRAMERALKHLKIDLILKAKIQGLKRENGTGVLQYSASDGDKSITGDKILVAIGRRPNTSGIGLEKVKVKLDSKGFVQVSETMQTSVPGIYAIGDIVSGPMLAHKASFQGKIAAEVIAGEPAAFSGVEVPGVIFSDPEIATVGLSEQDALAQGIPVKAGVFPFRAMGRTLTMAEEGPGFVKIVSDAESETVLGVHIVGPHASDLIAEGCLAVASASHVDDLTLTIHPHPTLPETIEEAAEQVENKAIHIFSAKKSAFGAK; this is encoded by the coding sequence ATGGTAGTAGGTGACTTTGCCCAGGGAACCCAGGTGGCAATTATCGGTGCAGGTCCGGGAGGCTATGTTGCAGCCATCCGGGCAGCACAACTGGGTCTTGAAGTTACCCTGGTTGAAAAGGGATTACTGGGAGGCGTGTGCCTCAATTGGGGATGCATCCCCTCCAAGGCGCTCATATACGTCGCAGACCTGAAGAATCGTATCGAACAGGCTGACAAGATCGGGCTTATCGTAAGGGACGTTTCCATCGATTTGCCGAAGCTCGTTCAATGGAAATCCGACGTAGTGGAAAAGCTCCGTAAAGGCGTGGCTTCCCTCATGTCTCAGCACAAGATAGAGGTTGTTACGGGAACTGCTCACTTTACGGGAGAAAACTCCTTCTCGGTTGAAACTTCCGACGGAGTGCGGCGTTTTGAATTCCGTAACTGCATCCTCGCCACGGGTTCTTCAGCCGCGGAACTTCCGGGTATGCCGCGGGACGGAGAGCTCGTAATCGATTCAACGGATGCTCTGGACCCCAAAAACATTCCGGAACGGTTCGTGGTAATAGGAGCAGGTTCGGTTGGTCTGGAAATGGGCACCTTTTACGCCAAGCTCGGCTCCAAGGTTACGATTCTGGATGCAGTGGACCGTCTTTTACCGATGCTCGATCCGGACATCGGGCGAGCTATGGAGCGTGCTCTCAAGCATCTCAAAATCGATCTTATCCTGAAAGCCAAAATTCAAGGTCTGAAACGTGAAAACGGTACGGGCGTCCTGCAGTATTCGGCCTCTGACGGGGATAAATCTATTACAGGGGACAAGATTCTTGTGGCCATAGGGAGGCGTCCGAACACCAGCGGAATCGGATTGGAAAAGGTTAAAGTGAAGCTCGACTCGAAAGGGTTCGTACAAGTCTCGGAGACCATGCAGACGTCGGTTCCGGGCATCTACGCAATCGGAGATATTGTTTCAGGCCCCATGCTGGCCCACAAGGCTTCCTTCCAAGGCAAAATCGCTGCAGAAGTGATTGCGGGGGAACCGGCCGCTTTTTCCGGAGTAGAAGTTCCCGGTGTCATCTTCAGTGACCCCGAAATCGCTACAGTCGGACTTTCCGAACAGGATGCCCTGGCCCAGGGGATTCCTGTGAAAGCAGGGGTGTTTCCATTCAGAGCGATGGGCCGTACGCTGACCATGGCAGAAGAGGGCCCCGGTTTCGTGAAAATAGTCTCCGATGCCGAATCCGAAACCGTCCTGGGAGTGCATATTGTCGGCCCCCACGCTTCGGATTTGATCGCTGAAGGATGCCTCGCGGTCGCGTCAGCCTCCCATGTGGACGATTTGACGCTCACGATCCATCCTCACCCCACACTGCCGGAAACCATAGAAGAAGCCGCAGAACAGGTGGAAAACAAGGCTATACACATTTTTTCAGCGAAGAAATCGGCTTTTGGGGCAAAATGA
- the pdhA gene encoding pyruvate dehydrogenase (acetyl-transferring) E1 component subunit alpha, whose product MDKEQLIQVMDPEGNADPKAIEGISEADRLKMYRLMVFTRLWNTKALSLQRQGRLGTLASVRGQEAANIGMGMALRPDDWFCPAFREYGAMFTRGVDPVKLFQYWGGDERGAAPPGDSHMLPVCITVGSHLCHAVGLAFAAKMRGDKIAVMSSSGDGSTSQGDFHESLNFAGVYKLPVVFVIQNNAWAISVPVAHQTATKTLAEKACAYAINGARVDGNDVFAVYLTIKRLLDEARAEYKPSLVELVTYRIDDHTTSDDASRYRTEEEVAVWRARDPIDRLRKFLMAHHGWDDTKENELLSELSAQVEKAVQDFEALPQPEPTQMFEHIYAEMPWNLREQRELLLARTGKDEG is encoded by the coding sequence ATGGACAAAGAGCAGTTGATTCAAGTAATGGATCCGGAAGGGAATGCCGATCCAAAAGCTATTGAGGGAATTTCCGAGGCCGATCGCCTCAAAATGTATCGTCTTATGGTGTTTACACGTTTGTGGAACACAAAAGCTCTCAGTTTACAGCGCCAGGGCCGCCTGGGGACTCTTGCATCGGTGCGGGGACAGGAAGCGGCAAATATCGGAATGGGAATGGCCCTCAGACCCGATGACTGGTTTTGCCCGGCATTTCGTGAATATGGAGCGATGTTCACAAGAGGTGTGGACCCGGTGAAATTGTTTCAATACTGGGGCGGTGATGAACGGGGAGCTGCACCTCCAGGCGATTCCCACATGCTTCCGGTTTGTATTACCGTTGGTTCTCATCTATGCCACGCGGTAGGGCTTGCGTTTGCAGCCAAAATGCGGGGCGACAAAATCGCGGTTATGTCTAGCTCCGGGGATGGTTCCACATCTCAAGGCGACTTTCACGAAAGCCTTAATTTCGCTGGAGTATACAAACTGCCTGTAGTTTTCGTCATTCAAAACAATGCGTGGGCTATTTCCGTTCCAGTGGCGCATCAGACCGCAACTAAAACTCTTGCAGAGAAAGCCTGTGCGTACGCAATAAATGGTGCTCGGGTAGATGGAAACGACGTCTTTGCGGTCTACCTCACGATAAAACGACTCCTGGACGAAGCTCGTGCTGAATACAAACCTTCCCTCGTGGAACTGGTGACGTACCGTATAGACGATCACACCACCTCTGACGATGCGAGCCGATATCGTACCGAAGAGGAAGTGGCTGTCTGGCGTGCCCGAGACCCCATCGATAGACTACGAAAGTTCCTTATGGCTCATCACGGATGGGACGACACTAAGGAAAATGAACTTCTTTCAGAGCTGAGCGCTCAGGTGGAGAAAGCAGTTCAGGATTTTGAGGCACTCCCGCAGCCCGAGCCTACACAAATGTTCGAACATATTTATGCTGAAATGCCGTGGAACCTGCGCGAGCAACGAGAACTGCTGCTGGCGCGCACCGGCAAGGATGAGGGGTAG
- a CDS encoding alpha-ketoacid dehydrogenase subunit beta: MARLSMVEAINRTLHELMEQDDRIVVLGEDVGVDGGVFRATVGLLEKFGPMRVIDTPLAESTIVGSAIGMAIYGMRPIAEIQFEGFIFKSYDHIYSHASRLRKRSQGGYGVPLVIRAPYGAGVRALEHHSDAPEALFTHIPGLKLVIPATPSDAKGLLTSAIEDPDPVIYFEPKRLYRLFKEEVPEGRHTVPIGQARLVREGHDITIVTYGGMVSVCEKAAQHVASEGVEAEVIDLRTIWPFDIGAIVESVTKTGRLIVCHEAPRSFGVGAEIVAQVSERCLLSLLAPIRRVTGNDITAPLAKLEEYNYPDTEQVVRAIHETVQF, translated from the coding sequence ATGGCACGCTTATCAATGGTTGAGGCTATCAATAGAACCTTGCACGAATTGATGGAGCAGGACGACAGGATAGTCGTGCTTGGAGAAGATGTGGGAGTCGATGGAGGAGTATTCAGAGCCACAGTTGGGCTCCTCGAAAAATTCGGCCCCATGAGAGTCATTGACACTCCGCTCGCGGAAAGCACAATTGTCGGTTCTGCAATTGGCATGGCTATTTACGGTATGAGACCCATTGCGGAGATTCAATTCGAAGGATTCATATTCAAATCGTACGATCACATTTACAGCCATGCATCACGTTTGCGCAAGAGATCGCAAGGGGGTTACGGGGTTCCTCTGGTCATACGTGCGCCGTACGGAGCTGGTGTCCGAGCGCTGGAACATCATTCGGATGCCCCGGAAGCTCTGTTCACGCATATTCCCGGTCTGAAGCTGGTGATCCCGGCGACTCCGTCGGATGCCAAAGGACTCCTCACGTCCGCAATCGAGGATCCGGACCCGGTGATTTACTTCGAACCGAAACGCTTGTACCGCCTCTTTAAAGAGGAAGTGCCCGAGGGACGCCACACAGTTCCAATCGGTCAGGCACGACTGGTTCGTGAAGGTCACGACATCACGATCGTCACGTACGGAGGAATGGTAAGCGTGTGTGAAAAGGCCGCTCAACATGTGGCTTCTGAGGGAGTTGAAGCAGAAGTAATCGATTTGCGCACTATTTGGCCTTTCGACATCGGCGCAATCGTGGAGTCGGTTACGAAAACAGGGCGGCTCATTGTGTGTCATGAAGCTCCTCGATCTTTCGGTGTCGGTGCGGAAATCGTCGCTCAGGTAAGCGAACGGTGCCTCTTGTCTCTCCTTGCTCCTATTCGCCGAGTCACCGGAAACGACATCACCGCGCCATTGGCCAAATTGGAGGAGTACAACTATCCCGATACGGAACAGGTAGTTCGGGCTATCCATGAAACTGTGCAGTTCTAA